In Melitaea cinxia chromosome Z, ilMelCinx1.1, whole genome shotgun sequence, a single window of DNA contains:
- the LOC123668462 gene encoding ras-associated and pleckstrin homology domains-containing protein 1 — protein MANLEETQDADLDAILGELCALDSEYDEEISRVSADYSTQSKDRNEGESSQRQENKDVSDGASTITRTDSPDNDSAFSDTVSMLSSESSASSSASSKCKAIKLSLLPNQKDAVFQQKADKIKLALERMREANVKKLFIKAFSVDGSSKSLLVDEKMTCGYVARLLADKNHVTMEPKWAIVEQLPDLHMERVYEDHEMLVDNLMLWTRESKNKILFAERPDKMSLFQTPEKFLLTEDDKGWSSEQDEHSRQVIIEEFFGQSGTTSNIPSVSGHPVPQMEGPLYLKSDAKKGWKKFYFVLRPSGLYYLPKDKVKTLKELVCLATFDTNEVYLGVNWKKKYKSPTDYCFAIKHPRLQQPKSVKFIKFLCADDHKTLERWITAMRIAKHGRQLLENYRSLVEELTQEDLDHLAHARSCSITSIPTKTNGTVPMGVNSPAQTASSNTSVANSDISSGRHSRASSSSSSGCLSDGGTASESAFDCEFPMGTIKRKPSMKPNIPLTWMTRQLKEMAENEGETDAGDSGTLTRRTRPRDDSTLKRHHSTATESSDTPVYSTGSITSSSPTRHQPASPTYGHYETIARDPYRSSVDTASSLYGYTIYDKSQQQELAPFEDLPLPPPPAEDVQDGMFSSTLSLDSLPPPPPPLDPIEDICGSQLSLPPPPPEHTIEAHSGRVQDIVSQLSAQQIEQTARAGQRNSNHQSESSRTFPRQPSLDSVNSEASKTSSLHSDKSIYGQQNVAYGACLVELQSKNLSNGSPSVQKKAMDSTKERTSSIKKVNFADDLPPCSEKKTKKISFNLADVPPSPRKPPPPKRNESTRLSSPKKLVDSNSNPPKEFLKDLQRVMRKKWQVAQKCKLEPATTPHEVLGFREYPLSDDYKETSVSMWVQEHYGGGSGVEDPFYENLYGREAVPRREEPKPIKKRPPPAPPRRSDSTHLSTHPAHPSTVQPTA, from the exons ATGGCGAACTTAGAGGAAACTCAAGATGCTGATTTGGATGCTATCCTCGGAGAGTTATGCGCACTCGATTCAGAATACGACGAAGAAATTTCCAGAGTGTCTGCAG ACTATTCTACACAATCGAAAGATAGAAATGAAGGGGAGAGCTCACAAAGGCAGGAAAACAAAGATGTCAGTGATGGTGCCTCTACTATCACACGTACTGACTCTCCTGATAATGATTCGGCATTCAGTGATACT GTATCCATGCTGTCTAGTGAATCATCAGCTTCAAGTAGCGCTAGTTCAAAATGTAAAGCAATCAAATTGAGCCTACTTCCAAATCAAAAG GATGCGGTTTTTCAACAGAAAGCAGATAAAATCAAGTTAGCCTTGGAACGCATGAGGGAAGCAAACGTTAAAAAGCTTTTCATCAAGGCTTTTTCTGTGGATGGTTCATCAAAAAGTTTACTCGTAGATGAGAAAATGACGTGCGGATATGTAGCGCGCTTACTTGCAGACAAAAATCATGTTACAATGGAACCTAAATGGGCAATAGTGGAGCAACTACCTGATTTACATATGG AAAGGGTGTATGAAGATCACGAAATGCTAGTCGACAATCTAATGCTCTGGACGCGGGAATCAAAAAACAAGATCTTGTTTGCCGAGAGACCTGACAAAATGTCATTGTTTCAAACACCAGAGAAATTTCTACTAACTGAAGATGAtaaag gtTGGTCAAGTGAACAAGATGAACATTCGCGTCAAGTTATTATAGAAGAATTCTTCGGTCAAAGTGGAACTACATCAAACATCCCATCTGTGTCTGGCCACCCCGTACCACAAATGGAAGGACCTCTCTATCTAAAAAGTGACGCTAAAAAAGGATGGAAGAAATTCTACTTTGTGCTTAGGCCATCTG GACTGTACTATTTACCGAAAGATAAGGTGAAGACTTTAAAGGAGTTGGTGTGCTTGGCAACGTTTGATACAAACGAAGTATATTTAGGAGTAAATTGGAAGAAGAAATATAAATCTCCCACTGACTACTGTTTCGCTATCAAACACCCAAGACTTCAGCAGCCAAAGAGCGTCAAATTCATTAAGTTCCTTTGCGCCGATGATCATAAAACTTTGGAAAGATGGATCACTGCGATGCGAATAGCTAAG CATGGCAGACAGCTCCTAGAGAACTACCGCTCCCTCGTGGAAGAACTCACTCAAGAAGACTTAGATCACTTGGCACATGCCCGTTCGTGCTcg ATAACATCGATCCCCACAAAGACAAATGGCACGGTGCCAATGGGGGTCAACAGCCCCGCTCAAACCGCCTCGAGCAACACTAGTGTCGCCAATTCCGACATCAGCAGTGGCAG ACACTCCCGCGCTTCGTCGTCTAGTTCCAGCGGATGCTTGTCGGATGGCGGCACAGCATCAGAGAGCGCTTTTGACTGCGAGTTTCCTATGG GTACAATAAAACGTAAACCGTCGATGAAACCAAACATACCGCTGACATGGATGACGCGTCAGCTCAAAGAGATGGCGGAGAATGAAGGCGAGACGGACGCAGGCGACTCCGGCACGCTCACGAGACGGACTCGACCGAGGGACGACTCCACGCTTAAGCGACACCACTCTACTGCCACTG AGTCGTCGGACACGCCTGTTTACAGCACGGGTAGCATCACTTCGAGCAGTCCTACGCGACACCAACCGGCCTCTCCTACCTACGGGCACTACGAGACAATCGCGAGAGACCCTTACCGTAGCAGTGTCGATACTGCCTCCTCTCTTTATGGCTATACTATTTATGATAAGTCTCAACAACAAGAACTCGCGCCATTCGAAGATTTACCTCTTCCACCTCCACCGGCAGAAGATGTTCAAGATGGAATGTTCAGCTCAACTCTGAGTCTCGACTCGCTACCACCCCCTCCGCCCCCGCTCGATCCTATAGAAGATATATGTGGCTCTCAGCTCAGTCTGCCTCCTCCTCCCCCAGAACATACCATTGAAGCGCACTCGGGGAGGGTGCAAGATATCGTCAGTCAATTGAGTGCCCAACAAATCGAACAGACAGCACGAGCGGGACAACGAAACAGTAATCATCAGTCCGAGTCAAGCCGAACGTTTCCTCGACAACCCTCTTTGGACAGCGTTAATTCTGAGGCTTCGAAAACTTCTTCACTTCATTCCGATAAAAGCATCTACGGTCAACAAAATGTCGCGTATGGTGCTTGTCTAGTTGAATTACAGTCTAAGAATCTAAGTAACGGCAGCCCATCTGTCCAAAAGAAAGCAATGGATTCAACTAAGGAGAGAACTAGTTCTATcaaaaaagtaaatttcgcGGATGATCTACCGCCATGTTccgaaaagaaaacaaaaaagatCAGTTTCAATTTAGCCGATGTGCCGCCGTCACCGCGGAAGCCTCCGCCGCCGAAACGTAACGAAAGCACTCGGTTATCGTCACCAAAAAAACTAGTAGATTCTAATAGCAACCCTCCCAAAGagtttttaaaagatttacaaaGAGTGATGAGAAAGAAGTGGCAGGTGGCACAAAAATGTAAACTCGAACCTGCGACGACACCGCACGAAGTTCTTGGTTTCAGAGAGTATCCGCTGTCCGACGATTATAAAGAAACTAGCGTTTCTATGTGGGTGCAGGAGCATTACGGAGGAGGTTCGGGTGTCGAGGATCCGTTCTACGAGAACTTGTACGGGAGGGAGGCAGTTCCGCGGCGAGAGGAGCCGAAGCCGATAAAGAAGCGTCctccgcccgcgccgccgcgccgcagcGACTCCACCCATCTGTCCACGCACCCCGCGCACCCCTCAACGGTCCAACCAACCGCTTGA